Genomic segment of Eriocheir sinensis breed Jianghai 21 unplaced genomic scaffold, ASM2467909v1 Scaffold103, whole genome shotgun sequence:
cataagctctcccttcctaaaccattcccttcacccatatcataagctctcccttcctaaaccattcccttcacccatatcacaagctctccttcctcggccattccttcacccatatcacaagctctccttctcggccattcccttcacccatatcacaagctctccttcctcggccattccttcacccatatcacaagctctccttcctcggccattcccttcacccatatcataAGCTCTCCTtccggccattcccttcacccatatcataagctgtcccttcctcggccattcccttcacccatatcacaagctctccttcctcgtccattccttcacccatatcacaagctctccttcctcggccattccttcacccatatcacaagctctccttcctcggtcattcccttcacccatatcacaagctgtcccttcctcggccattccttcacccatatcacaagctctccttcctcggccattccttcacccatatcacaagctctccttcctcggccattccttcacccatatcaagctgtcccttcctcggccattccttcacccatatcacaatctctccattcctcttccatgCGCTTCACCCATATCActagctctccttcctcggccattcccttcacccatatcacaagctctccttcctcggccattccttcacccatatcacaagctctccttcctcggccattcccttcacccatatcacaagctctcccttcctcggccattcccttcacccatatcacaagctctcccttcctcggccattcccttcacccatatcataagctctcccttcctcggccattcccttcacccatatcacaagctctcccttcctcggccattcccttcacccatatcacaagctctcccttcctcggccattcccttcacccatatcacaagctctcccttcctcggccattccttacaagctgtctttctatctatctatctgtctatctatctatctatctatctgtatgtatgtatgtatatatgtatgtatatatgtatgtatgtatgtgtgtatgtatatatgtatgtatttccaGGGGTGACTCTGCTATCTATGGTTGCCGTGTCTGGGTCcaacacgcccacgcccacctcCCTCGCGCCCACGCCACGCCCGACGCCCACGCCCGTCTCCACGCCCCTGGCCGGCCTAGTCCCCAGCCACGCCGTCCTGAACCAGTACCGCGCCCTCTGTGTGCaacaaaaaggtgtgtgtgtgtgtgtgtgtgtgtgtgtgtgtgtgtgtgtgtgtgtgtgtgtgtgtgtgtgtgtgtttttctgttttttttagagagagagagagagagagagagagagagagagagagagagagagagagagacagacagacagacagacagacagacagacagacagacagacagacagacagacagacagacagacagacagagagagagagagagagagagagagagagagagagagagactgcccatatgatataataatgaaaacaacaatgataataataataataataataataataataataataataataataataataataataataataataataataataataataataataatattctccCCCCCCAGACGGCGCCTTGGCGGGAGCGCTGCCCCCTGTCTTAGCCGCGGGGGGGCAGCTGgtgacccccctcccccagccGCTACCCCCGGGGGAGGCCACACCGCCCCCCGCCCTCTCCGTGCTGGTTGACCGGGGGGGCGCGACGCTCCCCCTGGTGAACGGCGTGCACCCCCACACCCCCGAGGAAGCAAGAGGGGCAGGGGGTGACCAGGGGGGGCGGTGGCGGGGGGAGGAGAGCTGGGGCAGAAGGGATgatgaaggagggggggagggcggggggcgggggaggcaCATTCTACCCCCCCAGGTCCCCCCACGACCCCCGGAATCTCATAtttggggggcggggggcaggaAGGACGCCCCCCATGCCCCCCACGGCCCTCACACACCCCTGGGCCAGCtgctccccctgccccccctcaccccatccaCCCCCCCAGCCGCTCATGAGATCAGAACGACACACACACTGGACCCCAGGCCGCCCCCCCTGCACCCCCCGGCGtcgccccccacgcccccccagGACCTGAGGACGCACCCCACTCCCAGCCTGACCCCCACTGACCTTCGGgtacaccccccaccccaccagccCCCCCAGCCGCCCCCCACTATCCCCTCCCTACATATAGTGCCTGGTAaacaccccatcacccccctctccccccacaagGGAAGGACACcccagtgggaggaggaggaggaggaggaggaggaggaagaggaggaggaagaagaggaggaggaagaggaagactcgatgacgaaggaagatgaggagaaggtggaaggaggtaagagagagagagagagagagagagagagagagagagagagagagagagagagagagatttaccattaccataacaaataataataataaaaatgaaaataattacagaaacagaaggaagaggaagaagaggagaaggaagagaagaagaagaaagaagaggaggaggaggaggaggaggaggaagaagagaagaaaactccaccaccaccaccaccaccaccaccaccctcattacCACAGGGGGGGGACCAGGGGGGGGCGCCATCCCCGTGGGTATTGCTGTGGCCCGCCAACGCCCcgaccccccgcccccctcacgccCCCCGGAGGACCCCCCAGCCATCTCCAGGGGCACCAGCAgctcgccccccgcccccctcgccccccactggcccctcccccccaccccctgctCCCCCGCGACCCCTTTCTGGCTCACACAAAGCCAGTTCTCTgtttagacagagagagagagagagagagagagagagagagagagagagagagagagagagagagagagagagagagagagagagagagagcgaccgagagagagagagagagagagagagagagagagagagagagagagagagagagagagagagagagagagagagagagagagagagagagagagagagagagagagagatgtaagattatatatttttaccattttatttttctttatatttcaaactattattagagagagagagagagagagagagagagagagagagagagagagagagagattaactattatatatttttaccatttttatttttttatttatatttcaaacttattattattattattattattattattattattattattattattattattattattattatctctctgtagtatttctctctctctctctctctctctctctctctcagtagtattTCTAtgtatattgtatgtgtatatttgtatgtatatattgcTCTTATGTATTATGTAGACATGTATTTTTGACAGCCTAGTAAttagatttttttccctttttttcccttctcttcccttcccgtcctttccattcccttcccttcccctcccttcccgtcctttccattcccgtcctttccattcccttcccttcccttcccttcccgtcctttccattcccgtcctttccattcccttcccttcccttcccttcccttcccttcccttcccttcccttcccttcccgtcctttccattcccttcccttcccctcccttcccttcccatcctttccattcccttcccttcccttcccttcccttgccttaccttaccttaccttaccttaccttaccttcccttcccttccattcccttgccttgccttcccttcccttcccttcccttccattcccttcccttcccttcccttcccttcccttaccttaccttaccttatctttccttcccttcccttcccttcccttcccttcccttcattttccttcccctccattctctccctttccttctctctatctctcctcttttcctcctctctctccctttctctctcccttcttctcttcctttctcctttctctctcttatatctcctcctcctcctcctcttcctcctcctcctctttctatcatttcattcccttcccttcccttccttcccaacctcccaaccctcccctcctgtgtgtgtgtgtgtgtgtgtgtgtgtgtgtgtgtgtgtgtgtgtgtgtgcaggcgtgGGCGTGGACGCGGGCGTGGGTCTGGGATATCAGCTGGCGCGGGACCGACTCACGGGACATATCTACATCCTGCCCCACGCCCAGCCGCTTAcaggtacagaggaggaggaggaggaggaggaagaggaagaggaggaggaggaggaggaggaggaggaggaggttggttaTGACTGATGACTATTCTGGTGATGACTAATTTTGTGTGATTTTTCTAGTGGTGGTTTTAACTGTGGTGTTGAATTTTTTGAGCGGTGATGACTTTTGGTGATGactgttttggtggtgatgactttCTGAGTGGTGATGACTTTTGGTGATGACTTTCTGAGTGGTGATGACTTTTGATGATGACTTTCTGAGTGGTGATGACTTTTGGTGATGACTTTCTGAGTGGTGATGACTTTTGGTGATGACTTTCTGAGTGGTGATGACTTTTGGTGATGACTTTCTGAGTGGTGATGACTTTTGGTGATGACTTTCTGAGTGGTGATGACTTTTGATGATGACTTTCTGAGTGGTGATGACTTTTGATGATGACTTTCTGAGTGGTGATGACTTTTGATGATGACTTTCTGAGTGGTGATGACTGTTTTGGTGATGATTGTTTTGGTGATGACTTTCTGTGTGGTGATGactgctttgttgatgactgagTGGTGATGACTTTCTGTTTGGTGATGACTTGTGGTGATGACTTTCTGAATGGTGATGACTTTTTTGAGCAGTGATGACGACGTGTGGTGATGACTTTTGGTGATGACTTTTGATGATGAATTTCTGTGGTGATGACTTTTGGTGATGACTTGTGGTGATGACTGAGTGGTGATGACTTTTGGTGATGACTGTTTTGCTGATGACTGTTTTGGTGATGACTTGTGGTGATGACTGTTTTGGTGATGACTGTTTTGGTGATGACTTGTGGTGATGACTGTTTTGGTGATGACTTTTGGTGATGACTTCTATTGGTGTTGATGTGGCGATGAATGTAAgtgttttttcctgttattttaatGTGGTGATGataactgtggtggtggtgattggtgatgACTCGATGTGGTGTTGATGTGCTTGTGGTGaagaagtggtgatgataatattgatgtggtgacggtggtgttatgtggactaattctctctctctctctctctctctctctctctctctctctctctctctctctctctctctctctctctctctctctctctctatcgcatGGCTTGGTGGGAGGACAGAAGGCatggctgtctatctgtctgtctatctgttttcctGTGTATGTAGCTGTGCATGTACGTATCAAAGCTTGTGTACGTAGTTGTGGCCGTGTATGTATttcaggctgtgtgtgtgtgtgtgtgtgtgtgtgtgtgtgtgtgtgtgtgtgtgtgtgtgtgtgtgtgtgtgtgtgtgcgcgcccccCGCCACtaacgcccccctccctcccagaaCCCGGTGGCCACGGCCTGGTGTGGGCCGCCGCGGGGTACGGCGCGGCGCCCCCCGTGGTGCTGCCGCCCCAccagctgctgctgccgccccCCGAGGCGCACCACTACCGCgggctgcaccaccaccaccaccaccaccacgccccgcACCACGCGGCCGCCGCGCTGCTGCACCTGCCGCACGCCCACGCGCCGCCCATCAAGCGGGAGGACACTCCCGCCCACGCCGCGCCGCCCACGCCCGGCGAGGAGGACCCCAAGGCGCACCCCGTCACCGTTGCGGGCGCGGCGCCCCCCGCGACGGCGGCCCCGGGCGGCGCCGTCACCCTGCGGCAGCTGGGGCCGCCGCTCCTCTACCCCCCCGCCCCCTACTACCTGCCCCAGGGGCCGCACCCCGTGCCCTTCCCCCTGCCGGCcttcccccaccccgccccgcgccccgccGCAGCCCCGGACCTGGCATCGCCCTGCAACGGCCTGCCTGAACTGACCGCCCCCCGGGGTTGCGGCTCCCCCGAGGCGCTGGCCAGCGAGACGCCCGCCGCGGAGCAGGGCGCGCCGCCCCCCGGGCTGCCCCAGGCCGCCGCGCTGGCCATCAAGCAGGAAATCAAGGAGGAGGCGCCCTCCCCCGCGGGGCCCCCCAGGGACGACGCCTGCACCCCCGGGGCGCCGCCCCCGGCCTCGCCCCCCGCTCACCACCACGCGCCCCAGCCCTCACCTGTCAAGCGGGAGATGGTGGGGGGCTGCGGGGGCTCTCCATGCCTGCCCCCCGCCTCCCGGCCCCCGCGGCTCCGCCCCCCGGGGCCCCGCACCTCCACCCCCGCCAAGGCTGCGCCGCCGCCCTGCCCTGGCTCCTTCACACCCCCGGGGCGGAAGTCACCCGGGCCGCGGCCCCGCCTGGGCCTGGCCTCGCCTTCCCCACCGGCGCTGTGCCCCGAGGCCGCACcagaccagcagcagcagccgcccCGCTGCTGCGCCCCCCCGTCCCCGTCGCCCCAGGGCCAGCAGGAGGCCTCCCCCGCCCCGTGCCGATTGTGCCCCGCGGGGCGGCACTGCCTGACGCCCCCGCCGTGCCTGAGCCCCGCCCCGCAGCCCCCCGCCacgccccccgccgccgccctggACCTGAGCGGCCTGGAGCTGCTGTGCCAGAGCGCCGCGGCCCACGCCCGGCCCCTGGCGCCCACCACCCCCGGCCCCGCCCCGGCGCCGGCCCCCGCCCCGGCCCCGGCCCCGGCCCCGTcccgccgccacccccgccacgccgccctcccccgcccccatcaccaccccttgcaccaccaccaccaccacctacaccacaccCCCACCGCCCCCTCACCCCTGCCCTCCGCCCCCTGCCCTCACCCCTGCCGTCCCCCACCCCCGCCcacagccccccctcccccgccccggcGCTGAGTCCCGCAtcgccgccgcgccccgccccgggCAGCCCCGACCCCGGCAGCCCCGGCAGCCCCGCCATGTCCGGCCTGCACGGCCTCAGCCTTCTGTGTGCCTTAGCGGAGCAGCGCAtcctggaggaggagcaggggcgCCGCGCCCCCCCGCCGCCCAGGCCACCCACGCCCCTCTCGCCCCTCTcatccctcgccgccgccgccgccacctcccccAGCGTGCCCACcgggcccccgcccccgccccgacTCGCCCCAGTCTTCACCAGGGCGGCGGCGCCCCCGaccccccccgccgccgccaccaccacggcctcccccaccaccaccaccgccaccaccaccatcaccaccgcggcGGCGGCCGTCAACACCGCCACCACGTGTGCGGTGTTCACCGCCACCAACGGCTGTCGtgcctcccccgccgccgccgcccggacCAGCAGCAGCAGGGGGGCGGcgctgaccaccaccatcaccgccagcaGCGCGCTTAGCGCCCTGGCCGCCTTCAGCCCGCCGTGCCCCGTCACGCCCGCCAAGGCATCGGTGTGCCCCGGCACGCCCGGGCGCGCCCTGCCCTCCCCCGCCACGCCCGCCAAGGCGCCGTGCCCCGCCACGCCCGGGCGCGCGGCAGAGGCGCGGGACCACAGCCGCAGCTACAAGAGCCCGCAGAGCGAGCGCGAGGCCAAGGCCTTCATCGCCACGCGCGCCGCGCAGCACCAGCGCGAggcgtgcggcggcggcggcccggggcggggcggcgcggggccGGGCGCCGCGGGGCTGGGGCGCGATGTGATGGACCCCGCGGAGCTGGACATGCGCCTGCAGCTGGCGGAGCTGCAGCGACGATACCGCGAGAAGCAGCGAGAGCTATCCCGCCTCACGCCCCGCCGCGGGTCCGCCCCCGGGCCTGGCCCCGCCACCAGccccgccgcccccaccacccccacctccaccgccgccgccgtcacccccACCGCGGCCACCACGCCGCCTCGCCGCGGCCCCGGGAGGCCCCCCAAGCGGCGTCTGCACCACAAGtccccgcgccccgcggggcgccgGAAGGCCGGCCGCCCCCCAGGccgcagcaacagcagcagaaaATCCCCCCAGAAGGAGTTATCGCCGCCCGTGCTGGAGCGGGTGACGGAAGCCCCAACGGGGcactgcggggcggggcggggcggcactcGGTCCATCCTCAAACCGCCGGTGCTGaccgccaccttcaccaccacgccCGCCGCCCTGCCCGCAAGCCCCGCCCACGGCCCCAAGGGGCGCGACGACTCGGGCGACGAGGCGACGGCGTCCACGGGGCGGCGGTGGTCGTGTTCCTCCGAGGACACGGCGCCGCCCACCCTGGGGCCGCCCTTCCAGTGccccgccgtcgccgccgccacccCGCCGGAGCAGCGCGCCGCGTCGGGCcccgaggaggcggaggaggcgtgtGCGGCGCGCCGCGGCGGCGTCACGGCCGCGGCGGCCACGGCCGAGTCCTCGCCGTCAGACCTGGAGGCGGCGCCGCcgctgtcgtcgtcgtcgtcgtcctcgtcgtcgtcctccaaGAAGCGCAAGCCCGGCCGGCCCAAGAAACACTCGCCCAGCAAGGAGGACGCCACGGAGACCATCGTGGCCAAGAAGCCCAAGGCCATCACGCTGCacctcctgcaccaccaccaccaccaccaccacgccaagGCCAAGGTGCGCCCCACGCTGCGCCCTGAGCTCAAggtacaggcacacacacacacacacacacacacacacacacacacacacacacacacacacacacacacacacacacacacacacacacacacacacacacacacacacacacacacacacacacacacacacacacacacacacacacacacacacacacacacacacacacacacacacacacacacacacacacacacacacaaatagataaataaacaaaatataacccAAAATTAAACACCCCATAACCTtaccctcccatcccccctccccctccctcccccctccgccccccactAACGCCCCCCTTTTTCCCCCAGGTTcgtgaaggggggcaggaggacgaggaggcccCTCCGCACCCCCACTACCCCCTGCAGCCCCcccaggaccaccaccaccaccaccacggtcaccaccaccaccacaatcatcaccactccAACAccgacgcagaggaggaggaggaggagaggaagaatgtgaggagtgttctctctctctctctctctctctctctctctctctctctctctctctctctctctctctctctctctctctctctctctctctctctctctctcaatactaattactactactactaataataataatagtaataatagtaataatagtaatgataataataataataataataataataataataataataataataataattttttcaGATCATGACcaacggagaaagaggagaaggaagagatcgcgatgatagaggagaaagaggaggaggaggaggaggaggaggaggaggagaagagaaaggaggaggaggaggaagagacagcgacagaagaagagagagagaaagagaaggagacagagagagagacagagatcgcaacaccacctcaacaccactatcaccaccaccaccaccgccgcccacacCACCAGTcacggggggagggggcgtgggggtggtggtgggggtgaggaagagaggaggggcggGGGGCGTGAGGGGTCGCGGCTCCCTCACACGAAGAGCAATGTTGAGagacaaggagaagagaaaaagtgcaGCAGAGAAGCAACTGACTATGGAAGCACTCTACAGGTGGGTgctgagggggggcgggggggggaggggggcggggggcagggggagagagagggagagggggagggtacgAATTTGTTTGaatatcctcccttctttcatccctgtgctgtccaaatcccttctgcaagagttatccagcatcttcgctctttcatccctgtgctgtccaaatcccttctgcaagagttatccagcatcttcactctttcatccccgtgctgtccaaatcccttatgcaagagttaaccagcatcttcactctttcatccctgtgctgtccaaatcccttctgcaagagttaaccagcatcttcactctttcatcccttatgcaagagttaaccagcatcttcattctttcatccatgtactgtccaaatcctttctgcaagagttaaccaggatattcactctttcatccctgtgctgtccaaatcccttatgcaaaagttaaccagcatcttcactctttcatccctgtgctgtccaaatcccttatgcaagagttaaccagcatcttcactctttcatccctgtgctgtccaaatccctgatgcaagagttaaccagcatcttcactctttcatccctgtgctgtccaaatcccttatgcaagagttaaccagcatcctcactctttcattcccTATGGAagagtttactactactactactactactactactactattttcaggTCCCTCAAGAAGCACTCAACCCTGGCAGCCCCTGAGCATGACGAGTccgaggatgagaaggagaaggaggaggaaggaagagaagaaggaggaggaagagggggaagaagagaaggaagactagccacctctacctcttcttcaatcacctcttcttcctctaatctGATTGACTGCAGTGccacgactaccactactactgctactactactacttctactactactactactactgcaagtTCTGGTGTGGTAGTaatttcatcaccactttcatcaccaattTCATCACCatctaccacttctactactggtgctactactactactactactactgatactactactactaccactgctactactactgcgactactGCTTCTGAGGATAGTCCAGAGGaggcatctactactactacttctactattgctactactacccctactattactacgactatgGCAGCTGTCTCgtctactgcaactactactactactactacaactactgctgctactactactactactacaactactactacatctgatgCCCCCAAGTCGGTCATTCAATCCCCTGGTaagtgactattattattattattattattattattattattattattattataaccaatttttcagggaagcttcgtgtccatccagaatagaacccatgaagttttttatgtcaaaggtcaaaggtcaaggtcacacaaAATGTCAGCTTGGCCgtaacttcggttctcttcatcgtagagacttcagacttggttcatattttagctcgtggagagacgcaccttgcatggccttgaccttgacctttgaccaccactttcatcacccaTTTCATCACCCATTTCATCACCCATTTCACCATCCATTTTCTCACCCATTTCACCACCCATTTCATCACCCATTTCACCACCCATATCTCACCACACATTTCCACTCCCCCAGAGCCCAGCGTGTGTGTGGTTGAGGTTGGAGACTTGGTTGACAAGGCTCGGGTGCTGGTGCTCCAAGATGGACTCCTCTACGCTGGCTGTGTTGTGCCGATCACTCCACCCGACGTCTATGGGGTGGTCATGGATGGAGAGAGGGGGTCACGGCCTCATATATACTGCCGGGAGGAGCTGCTGGAACATTcggtgggtggtgtgtgtgggggtgtgcaagagttaaccagcattttcactctttcatccctgtgctgtccaaatcccttctgcaagagttaaccagcatcttcactctctcatccctgtggtgttcaaatcccttatgcaggagttaaccagcatcttcactctctcatccctgtgctgtccaaatcccttatgcaagagttaaccagcattttcactctttcatccctgtggtgtccaaatcccttctgcaagagttaaccagcatcttcactctctcatccctgtgctgtccaaatcccttctgcaagagttaaccagcatcttcgctctttcatccctgtgctatccaaatcccttatgcaagagttaaccagcattttcactctttcatccctgtggtgtccaaatcccttatgcaagagttaaccagcatcttcactctttcatccctgtgctatccaaatcccttatgcaagagttaaccagcattttcactctttcatccctgtggtgtccaaatcccttctgcaagagttaaccagcatcttcactctttcatccctgtgctgtccaaatcccttatgcaagagttaaccagcatcttcacactctcatccctgtgctgtccaaatcccttatgcaagagttaaccagcatcttcaccctttcatccctgtgctgtccaaatcccttatgcaagagttaaccagcatcttcacactctcatccctgtgctgtccaaatccctgatgcaagagttaaccagtatcttcactctttcatccctgtgctgtccaaatcccttatgcaagagttaaccagcatcttcactctttcatccctgtgctgtccaaatcccttatgcaagagttaaccagcatcttcactctttcatccctgtgctgtccaaatcccttatgcaagagttaaccagtatcagtgtgagtgtgtgcgtgtgtgtgtcttaattttccttttaatttttgttttgttatagtattttgtctctccctctctctctttctctccctctctcactcactctctctctctctcacagtggaAGGAGGTCAAGCCAGGCACTACAAGGTTTCTGGAGGAAGGAACAAGAGTCTGTGCTTTCTGGTCCCAGCAATATCGCGCCCTGTAccctggtgagtgtgtgtgtgtgtgtgtgtgtaaatagttAAAATAAGAAGGAATACAGTAACAAAATGCATCTATCCATACATTCACCCATGTCCACCCATCACCCATATGCAtcttttgaatcttttttttaggagcagcaagtagcgtttttttttttattattgtctccttatttttgtgcccttgagctg
This window contains:
- the LOC126988990 gene encoding uncharacterized protein LOC126988990; its protein translation is MVAVSGSNTPTPTSLAPTPRPTPTPVSTPLAGLVPSHAVLNQYRALCVQQKDGALAGALPPVLAAGGQLVTPLPQPLPPGEATPPPALSVLVDRGGATLPLVNGVHPHTPEEARGAGGDQGGRWRGEESWGRRDDEGGGEGGGRGRHILPPQVPPRPPESHIWGAGGRKDAPHAPHGPHTPLGQLLPLPPLTPSTPPAAHEIRTTHTLDPRPPPLHPPASPPTPPQDLRTHPTPSLTPTDLRVHPPPHQPPQPPPTIPSLHIVPGKHPITPLSPHKGRTPQWEEEEEEEEEEEEEEEEEEEEEDSMTKEDEEKVEGETEGRGRRGEGREEEERRGGGGGGGGRREENSTTTTTTTTTLITTGGGPGGGAIPVGIAVARQRPDPPPPSRPPEDPPAISRGTSSSPPAPLAPHWPLPPTPCSPATPFWLTQSQFAGVGVDAGVGLGYQLARDRLTGHIYILPHAQPLTEPGGHGLVWAAAGYGAAPPVVLPPHQLLLPPPEAHHYRGLHHHHHHHHAPHHAAAALLHLPHAHAPPIKREDTPAHAAPPTPGEEDPKAHPVTVAGAAPPATAAPGGAVTLRQLGPPLLYPPAPYYLPQGPHPVPFPLPAFPHPAPRPAAAPDLASPCNGLPELTAPRGCGSPEALASETPAAEQGAPPPGLPQAAALAIKQEIKEEAPSPAGPPRDDACTPGAPPPASPPAHHHAPQPSPVKREMVGGCGGSPCLPPASRPPRLRPPGPRTSTPAKAAPPPCPGSFTPPGRKSPGPRPRLGLASPSPPALCPEAAPDQQQQPPRCCAPPSPSPQGQQEASPAPCRLCPAGRHCLTPPPCLSPAPQPPATPPAAALDLSGLELLCQSAAAHARPLAPTTPGPAPAPAPAPAPAPAPSRRHPRHAALPRPHHHPLHHHHHHLHHTPTAPSPLPPSPAPALSPASPPRPAPGSPDPGSPGSPAMSGLHGLSLLCALAEQRILEEEQGRRAPPPPRPPTPLSPLSSLAAAAATSPSVPTGPPPPPRLAPVFTRAAAPPTPPAAATTTASPTTTTATTTITTAAAAVNTATTCAVFTATNGCRASPAAAARTSSSRGAALTTTITASSALSALAAFSPPCPVTPAKASVCPGTPGRALPSPATPAKAPCPATPGRAAEARDHSRSYKSPQSEREAKAFIATRAAQHQREACGGGGPGRGGAGPGAAGLGRDVMDPAELDMRLQLAELQRRYREKQRELSRLTPRRGSAPGPGPATSPAAPTTPTSTAAAVTPTAATTPPRRGPGRPPKRRLHHKSPRPAGRRKAGRPPGRSNSSRKSPQKELSPPVLERVTEAPTGHCGAGRGGTRSILKPPVLTATFTTTPAALPASPAHGPKGRDDSGDEATASTGRRWSCSSEDTAPPTLGPPFQCPAVAAATPPEQRAASGPEEAEEACAARRGGVTAAAATAESSPSDLEAAPPLSSSSSSSSSSSKKRKPGRPKKHSPSKEDATETIVAKKPKAITLHLLHHHHHHHHAKAKVRPTLRPELKVREGGQEDEEAPPHPHYPLQPPQDHHHHHHGHHHHHNHHHSNTDAEEEEEERKNIMTNGERGEGRDRDDRGERGGGGGGGGGGEEKGGGGGRDSDRRREREREGDRERDRDRNTTSTPLSPPPPPPPTPPVTGGGGVGVVVGVRKRGGAGGVRGRGSLTRRAMLRDKEKRKSAAEKQLTMEALYRSLKKHSTLAAPEHDESEDEKEKEEEGREEGGGRGGRREGRLATSTSSSITSSSSNLIDCSATTTTTTATTTTSTTTTTTASSGVVVISSPLSSPISSPSTTSTTGATTTTTTTDTTTTTTATTTATTASEDSPEEASTTTTSTIATTTPTITTTMAAVSSTATTTTTTTTTAATTTTTTTTTTSDAPKSVIQSPEPSVCVVEVGDLVDKARVLVLQDGLLYAGCVVPITPPDVYGVVMDGERGSRPHIYCREELLEHSWKEVKPGTTRFLEEGTRVCAFWSQQYRALYPGSIAPSSSPAHEASHNFVNVEFDDGDAGKIHVDDIRLLPPEFPVHEYDPNPLMSLNRRKRRPTGEGGDTREPRRKKSRSGGKEEEEEEEEEEEKKDSATIATNTTNKRKKKKKRSKKEEEEEEEEEEEETEKENKRTTANVRRRRKEEEEEEEEEEEDCKGGGGGEEEEEEEEEDKVNNGDVCDSPSPPPNTGDHHHHHRHHHHHHHHHHHHHQRTSTTTTTTTTTKRGGHKRRRRRRRSSTTTTSRSTTPPSTPLTLTPTPTPPPPPTPPPSPALKHKTRRKRVKKHHLQPPPDPPHKPPHTPHIDLTLRLKPPGVVQGGWGATTPYQEEEEEEDEEEGGESAPPTTPTTPSTPTTSGGETEGGGSDSEYTPRKDVGKGGGARRKKRHPSGKSKIAPFLPERHLWRWYGKGFKRPGAKGKGKKEYFKAIVRGKEMIKVEDCAVFLSAGQPDQPYIGRIEHMWQSWGGNMVVKVKWFYHPQETKGLGRRLTEPKGALFQSPHTDENDVQTISHKCEVVALSEYRQRRRELERRYGPGQEQEDLYYLAGSYDPISGHIAMEPGVS